The Bacillota bacterium genomic sequence GCGATTTTTTCCGGAAAAGTTTTTGTTCCCGCTTCTTTTGGGAGACCACCGTCGGCCTCACCGATTACGCGGCAACGGGGATGATTGCAGGAATGGCCTGGGCCTGGAAAGGGTCGGCTCTCGGGATTTTGTCTCAATTTCTCAGGATTTCTCCGGCTGGCATCAAAATTCTGGTAATTCCTGATTTTGGTAAACCACGCTTTGAGTTCAGGCTCGAGTGCATATTGGAAACCCGTTTCGGTCATATTATTATTGGACTCCTGAGATACCTGGTGTGGCGAAAAAAATTAAAGGGAAAACCGGACGCGCAAGGAGGTGGAAGGATTGGCCGATCATCCTATTGAGGCTCTCATGAAGACGGCGATGGAAAGCATTAAAGAAATGGTCGATGTCAATACGATCGTTGGTGATCCTGTGGAAACCCCGGATGGAAGCGTTATCATGCCTGTTTCGCGGGTGAGCTGCGGTTTTGCGGCCGGTGGAGCAGATTTTCAACCTGATGGACGCCGGGAGGGAGAGGGCGCTTTTCCCTTTGGGGGCGGCAGCGGAGGGGGTGTTTCCGTCCAGCCGGTAGGTTTTCTGGTTGTTGGGCACAACCAGGTTCGCCTTTTACCTGTTGATGGAAACCCTGTCGTTGACCGCCTGATTGATCTGGCACCAACGCTACTGGAAAGGTTTCAGAG encodes the following:
- a CDS encoding DUF2953 domain-containing protein is translated as MRIGIFNGRIGIGTRFFSGRKKKMLSSRLKLIGKIRARSFSPPHRIARSRWLLLFQELRFYYSRLKKFGFLLRDFFRKSFCSRFFWETTVGLTDYAATGMIAGMAWAWKGSALGILSQFLRISPAGIKILVIPDFGKPRFEFRLECILETRFGHIIIGLLRYLVWRKKLKGKPDAQGGGRIGRSSY
- the ytfJ gene encoding sporulation protein YtfJ; the encoded protein is MADHPIEALMKTAMESIKEMVDVNTIVGDPVETPDGSVIMPVSRVSCGFAAGGADFQPDGRREGEGAFPFGGGSGGGVSVQPVGFLVVGHNQVRLLPVDGNPVVDRLIDLAPTLLERFQSFIQREPVTS